A window of the Gossypium hirsutum isolate 1008001.06 chromosome A05, Gossypium_hirsutum_v2.1, whole genome shotgun sequence genome harbors these coding sequences:
- the LOC121229329 gene encoding uncharacterized protein yields the protein MELKTVSEIVHEIKDKVLETAREAKDKVIETTRQTKGAIDGACGKEKEEQCCGNSERHSRDALVSYSEQWFWSMHQMLQAFNLLLSFFMVLFNSLYFEPKATKVMLERIEWKRKRERYHSFF from the exons ATGGAGCTAAAGACAGTTTCAGAAATTGTGCACGAGATTAAGGATAAGGTGTTGGAGACTGCACGTGAAGCCAAAGACAAGGTCATAGAAACAACCCGGCAAACGAAGGGGGCTATCGATGGTGCTTGCGGCAAAGAGAAAGAGGAACAATGCTGTGGAAACAGCGAAAGACACAGCCGAGACGCCCTGGTGTCATATAGTGAACAATGGTTTTGGTCAATGCACCAGATGCTTCAAGCTTTTAATCTTTTGTTATCCTTTTTCATGGTTTTGTTCAATTCACTGTATTTCGAGCCTAAAGCCACAAAG GTTATGTTGGAGAGAATAGAATGGAAAAGGAAGAGGGAGAGATATCATAGCTTTTTCTAG
- the LOC107906400 gene encoding uncharacterized protein, whose amino-acid sequence MMLKFFAWFIAFLCTTALSCRKVEGFPILKSQDSYPSKSVAQGHDIHDAGLNRTVSSESEAKGNDKDEYYKQQYHEFFESDKAKSGKGAYGGANVPHHHQGKNAAPSLVSPTCFLLTATLHVILTVTLSLPGLLPKLF is encoded by the exons ATGATGTTGAAGTTTTTTGCATGGTTTATAGCTTTCTTATGTACAACTGCCCTTTCATGCAGGAAGGTTGAAGGTTTTCCTATATTAAAATCTCAAGATTCCTATCCCTCAAAATCCGTAGCTCAAGGACATGACATTCATG ATGCAGGTCTAAACCGGACAGTTAGCTCGGAATCGGAAGCAAAAGGCAACGACAAAGACGAATACTACAAGCAGCAATATCACGAATTTTTTGAGTCAGATAAAGCAAAGAGTGGAAAGGGCGCATACGGTGGTGCAAATGTCCCCCACCACCATCAAGGAAAAAACGCAGCTCCGTCACTCGTCAGCCCAACTTGCTTTCTGTTAACTGCTACGTTGCATGTAATATTGACTGTTACCCTATCACTTCCAGGTTTACTTCCCAAGCTCTTCTAG
- the LOC121229330 gene encoding shikimate O-hydroxycinnamoyltransferase, with the protein MIVNVKESTMVRPAGETPRRSLWNANVDLVVPRFHTPSVYFYRPNGAANFFDPQVMKEALSKALVPFYPMAGRLKRDEDGRIEIDCNGEGVLFVEAETNSVIDDFGDFAPTLELRQLIPTVDYSGGISTYPLLVLQVTYFKCGGASLGVGMQHHAADGYSGLHFINTWSDMARGLDLTIPPFIDRTLLRARDPPQPVFHHIEYQPPPAMKIPPVSTGSESTEVSIFKLTRDQLNALKAKCKEDGNDVNYSSYEMLSGHVWRSVCKARGLEDDQGTKLYIATDGRARLRPPLPPGYFGNVIFTATPIAVAGDLLSKPTWYAASRIHDALVRMDDEYLRSALDYLEFQPDLSALVRGAHTFRCPNLGITSWVRLPIHDADFGWGRPIFMGPGGIPYEGLSFVLPSPNNDGSLSVAISLQTEHMKVFEKLFYDI; encoded by the exons ATGATTGTGAATGTGAAAGAATCAACAATGGTAAGGCCGGCGGGGGAGACTCCCCGGCGGAGCCTCTGGAACGCCAACGTGGACTTGGTGGTACCAAGGTTCCACACCCCTAGCGTTTACTTCTACAGGCCGAACGGAGCGGCCAATTTCTTCGATCCGCAGGTGATGAAGGAGGCGTTGAGCAAGGCCCTGGTGCCATTTTACCCCATGGCGGGGCGGCTGAAGAGGGACGAGGATGGAAGGATCGAGATCGATTGCAATGGCGAAGGGGTGCTCTTTGTTGAGGCTGAAACTAATTCTGTTATTGACGATTTTGGTGATTTTGCACCCACCTTGGAGCTCAGGCAGCTCATCCCAACCGTTGATTATTCCGGTGGCATCTCCACGTATCCACTCTTGGTTTTGCAG GTCACATATTTCAAATGTGGTGGAGCATCACTAGGTGTTGGCATGCAACATCATGCAGCAGATGGATATTCTGGTCTTCACTTCATCAACACATGGTCTGATATGGCTCGTGGTCTTGACCTTACAATTCCACCATTCATTGATCGGACCCTTCTTCGTGCCCGGGACCCCCCACAACCTGTGTTTCACCACATCGAATATCAACCACCACCGGCAATGAAGATTCCACCCGTGTCCACCGGTTCTGAAAGCACAGAAGTCTCCATTTTCAAATTGACCCGGGATCAACTCAATGCACTCAAAGCAAAGTGCAAGGAAGATGGTAACGATGTTAACTATAGTTCATACGAGATGTTGTCAGGTCATGTGTGGAGATCAGTCTGCAAGGCACGTGGACTTGAAGATGATCAAGGGACTAAACTGTACATTGCCACTGATGGAAGGGCAAGGTTGCGCCCCCCACTCCCACCTGGTTACTTTGGGAATGTGATCTTCACTGCTACCCCAATAGCAGTGGCAGGGGATCTACTGTCAAAGCCAACATGGTACGCTGCGAGCCGTATTCATGATGCATTGGTTCGGATGGATGATGAATATCTAAGGTCAGCCCTTGATTACCTGGAATTTCAGCCAGATTTGTCTGCACTTGTACGTGGTGCTCATACTTTCAGGTGTCCGAACCTTGGGATTACTAGCTGGGTTAGGCTACCAATCCATGATGCAGATTTCGGGTGGGGCAGGCCCATATTTATGGGCCCTGGTGGAATTCCTTATGAAGGGTTATCTTTCGTATTACCAAGTCCAAACAATGATGGGAGCTTATCAGTTGCCATCTCCTTGCAAACCGAACACATGAAAGTGTTTGAGAAGCTCTTTTATGACATTTAA